Proteins found in one Nostoc sp. NIES-3756 genomic segment:
- a CDS encoding RNA ligase family protein — translation MVRVQLAYPKIPDSKNCPGKRCIAFEKYDGTNLHWAWDVELGWYAFGTRRDRFDLDEMGIAQFNTAHPGLETAAEIFQRDFATPLEKIFRENPNYQSPEITVFTEFFGMNSFAGMHKQDEPKQLILFDVQVDKSIIYPEQFLQDFHHLKIARVVYCGKLTGQFIDDVRAGKYGVTEGVVCKGVSNNKIWMIKIKTYAYMKKLQQSFQNDWESYWE, via the coding sequence ATGGTACGAGTTCAGCTTGCTTATCCAAAAATTCCAGACAGCAAAAACTGTCCGGGGAAACGCTGTATAGCTTTTGAAAAATATGATGGGACAAATCTGCATTGGGCTTGGGATGTTGAGCTTGGTTGGTATGCTTTTGGTACACGTCGCGATCGCTTTGATTTGGATGAGATGGGAATTGCCCAATTCAATACTGCCCATCCAGGCTTAGAAACTGCTGCTGAAATTTTCCAAAGAGATTTCGCCACACCTTTAGAAAAAATCTTTCGAGAAAATCCTAATTATCAATCCCCTGAAATTACTGTATTTACCGAATTTTTCGGCATGAACTCGTTTGCAGGAATGCACAAACAAGATGAGCCTAAACAACTAATTCTTTTTGATGTGCAAGTTGATAAATCTATTATTTATCCTGAACAATTTCTGCAAGACTTTCATCACTTAAAAATTGCTAGAGTGGTTTATTGTGGTAAGCTCACAGGACAATTTATTGATGATGTTCGTGCAGGTAAATATGGTGTAACGGAAGGAGTTGTTTGTAAAGGAGTTAGTAATAATAAAATCTGGATGATAAAAATTAAAACATATGCTTATATGAAAAAATTGCAGCAATCTTTCCAAAATGATTGGGAATCATACTGGGAATAA
- a CDS encoding VOC family protein, with protein sequence MSHPPPIEQQITFLYTNDLTTAAQFYEDKLGLELWLDQGSCRIYSVCGSAYVGLCQISETSTLPSAGKSGVIFTLVTQQVDEWYEYLKELGVEFEKPPTFNEKYKIYHCFLRDPNGYLIEIQRFN encoded by the coding sequence ATGTCTCATCCTCCTCCAATTGAGCAGCAAATTACTTTTTTATATACAAATGACCTCACAACTGCGGCACAATTTTACGAAGATAAATTAGGTTTAGAGTTATGGCTTGATCAAGGAAGTTGTCGGATATATAGTGTTTGTGGTTCTGCCTATGTGGGATTATGTCAAATTAGCGAAACTTCCACCCTTCCATCTGCTGGAAAATCTGGTGTAATTTTTACTTTGGTAACACAACAGGTGGATGAGTGGTATGAATATCTAAAAGAACTGGGCGTGGAATTTGAAAAGCCACCTACATTCAATGAAAAATATAAAATTTATCATTGTTTTTTACGTGATCCCAATGGTTATTTAATTGAGATTCAACGTTTTAATTAG
- a CDS encoding MIP/aquaporin family protein encodes MLVTKSFINCRREALTEAIGTFALVFAGTGAVMVNNLSQGAITHLGISFIFGAIVTALIYSTGHISGAHFNPAVTLAFWSAGFFPKRRVLPYILAQVMGAIAASTVLLISLGRVANLGATLPLNNNWLQSFALETVLTFILMFVILGSGLDSRAPTGFAGLAIGLTVGVEAAFMGPITGASMNPARSFAPAFVSGIWQHHWLYWVAPILGAQLAVIVYKQLSNGFHDFQE; translated from the coding sequence ATTTTGGTAACAAAATCATTCATAAATTGCCGACGTGAAGCTTTAACAGAGGCTATTGGTACATTTGCATTAGTGTTTGCTGGTACTGGCGCAGTAATGGTAAATAATCTTAGCCAAGGTGCTATTACACATCTAGGTATCAGTTTTATCTTTGGTGCAATCGTAACTGCATTAATTTACAGTACTGGACATATTAGCGGCGCTCACTTTAATCCTGCGGTAACATTGGCATTTTGGAGCGCTGGATTTTTCCCAAAGCGACGAGTTTTACCGTATATTTTGGCACAGGTTATGGGAGCGATCGCAGCTTCTACTGTACTACTTATCAGTTTAGGACGAGTGGCAAATTTAGGTGCTACATTGCCACTAAACAATAACTGGCTACAATCATTTGCGCTAGAAACCGTCCTCACCTTTATATTAATGTTCGTCATTTTAGGTTCAGGGCTAGATAGCCGCGCTCCCACTGGTTTTGCAGGATTAGCTATAGGTTTAACGGTAGGAGTAGAAGCTGCATTTATGGGGCCAATTACAGGTGCAAGTATGAACCCTGCTCGTTCATTTGCCCCGGCTTTTGTTAGCGGAATTTGGCAACATCACTGGCTTTATTGGGTTGCACCAATCTTAGGAGCGCAACTAGCGGTAATAGTATATAAGCAATTATCTAATGGTTTTCATGATTTTCAAGAATAA
- a CDS encoding FHA domain-containing protein yields MIVCPNCNHPNPDGAVQCEACYTPLPATSNCPNCGATVQSDAAFCGQCGFNLHSAATPAATVATVAPDVPVEVPDLVAPDPLLELLQPNALGIDPIANQNPPTSSPLPPTAVVAPPATPPTPPPAVVEITPAPLPVVEAQPVAPPPSIPTPPPEPVAAPEPEPAPFQAVEPPPPPASVPVAPPPSPARTQLQQITARLVHVQSDREIELPPSLSVIHIGKPNDRIPPDIDVSGFSNSEIVSRVHADIRVEGDAHYIEDVGSSNGTYINNLPLLPGNRHRLRPGDRISLGKGDLVTFLFKLA; encoded by the coding sequence ATGATCGTCTGCCCAAATTGCAATCACCCTAACCCAGATGGCGCTGTCCAATGTGAAGCTTGTTACACGCCGTTACCAGCTACTAGCAACTGTCCTAACTGTGGGGCTACTGTACAATCTGATGCTGCTTTTTGTGGTCAGTGTGGCTTTAACCTACACTCAGCCGCCACACCTGCTGCTACTGTCGCTACTGTCGCCCCTGATGTTCCTGTAGAAGTACCAGATTTAGTTGCTCCCGATCCACTTTTAGAGTTATTACAACCCAATGCGTTAGGTATTGACCCCATTGCTAACCAAAATCCACCCACGTCCTCACCCTTACCACCAACAGCAGTAGTCGCACCACCTGCAACGCCCCCAACACCACCTCCAGCAGTAGTAGAAATTACCCCTGCTCCACTACCAGTTGTTGAGGCTCAACCGGTAGCGCCTCCACCAAGTATTCCCACTCCCCCACCTGAACCTGTAGCAGCACCTGAACCTGAACCTGCGCCGTTTCAAGCAGTAGAACCCCCGCCACCACCTGCATCCGTACCTGTAGCCCCACCCCCATCTCCTGCTAGAACACAGCTACAGCAAATTACAGCACGGTTAGTTCACGTTCAAAGCGATCGCGAAATAGAATTACCCCCTAGCCTGTCTGTGATTCATATTGGCAAGCCCAATGATCGCATTCCTCCGGATATCGATGTTTCCGGCTTTTCCAATTCCGAGATTGTTTCACGGGTACACGCTGATATTCGCGTTGAAGGTGATGCACACTACATAGAAGATGTGGGCAGTTCTAACGGTACTTACATTAACAATTTGCCCCTATTACCGGGCAATAGACACCGCCTCAGACCAGGCGATCGCATCAGTCTAGGTAAAGGAGATTTGGTAACATTCCTGTTTAAACTCGCCTAA
- the era gene encoding GTPase Era, whose translation MTAELTVASIDNYISPFSGGVSIPQAPPEFKSGFIGIIGRPNVGKSTLMNQLVGQKIAITSPVAQTTRNRLRGIVTTPEAQLIFVDTPGIHKPHHQLGEVLVQNAKIAIESVDVVLFVVDGSVACGAGDRFIADLLTRSQTPVILGINKVDQQPADFQAIDDSYNLLAGAYQWPIVKFSAKTGAELPQLQKVLIEHVDNGPFYYPPDLVTDQPERFIMGELIREQILLLTREEVPHSVAIAIDLVEETPSITRVLATIHVERDSQKGILIGKGGSMLKSIGSAAREQIQKLISGKVYLELFVKVQPKWRHSRIRLAELGYRVEE comes from the coding sequence ATGACGGCGGAACTAACAGTGGCTAGTATTGATAATTACATCTCTCCTTTCTCAGGCGGAGTATCAATCCCCCAAGCTCCACCTGAATTTAAGTCGGGTTTTATTGGCATTATTGGCCGTCCTAATGTCGGTAAATCTACTTTGATGAATCAATTAGTAGGACAAAAAATTGCCATTACCTCACCAGTAGCCCAAACAACACGCAATCGTTTAAGAGGAATTGTTACTACACCAGAGGCGCAATTAATTTTCGTTGATACACCAGGGATTCACAAACCTCATCATCAATTAGGTGAAGTACTGGTACAAAATGCCAAAATCGCCATCGAATCTGTAGATGTAGTGCTGTTTGTTGTTGATGGTAGCGTAGCTTGTGGTGCAGGCGATCGCTTTATCGCTGATTTACTCACCCGCAGCCAAACCCCCGTCATATTGGGTATCAATAAAGTAGACCAACAACCCGCAGATTTCCAAGCTATAGATGATAGCTACAACCTCTTAGCAGGTGCTTATCAATGGCCGATAGTCAAATTCTCTGCTAAGACTGGTGCAGAACTGCCCCAATTACAAAAAGTATTAATAGAACATGTAGATAATGGGCCGTTCTATTATCCGCCAGACTTGGTAACAGACCAGCCAGAACGGTTTATTATGGGGGAATTGATCCGTGAGCAGATTTTGCTACTGACTCGTGAAGAAGTACCCCATTCAGTGGCGATCGCTATAGACTTAGTAGAAGAAACACCAAGCATTACCCGCGTCCTGGCGACAATTCACGTTGAGCGTGATTCCCAAAAAGGTATCCTCATCGGTAAAGGCGGTTCAATGCTCAAATCAATTGGTAGCGCCGCCCGCGAACAAATTCAAAAGCTAATTTCTGGTAAAGTCTACTTAGAATTATTCGTTAAAGTCCAACCCAAGTGGCGACACTCCCGCATCAGATTAGCAGAGTTGGGCTATCGGGTGGAAGAATAA
- a CDS encoding response regulator, translated as MSPNTSYRLNLPNDASRLRVLIVEDDPMMQLGLEQSLMAHPQLEIVGQAEDGYLGVQAALKVKPDLVVMDIGLPRLDGIAATQQIKAALPETHVVMLTSHKTETEIIAALSSGADAYCIKGASVDRLLNAIASAIDGAAYLDPQIARQVIENLKPPSVKGNTANLSGRELEVLKLMVEGLSNPEIAEKLYLSPNTVKTHVRGIMNKLAVDDRVQAAVVALRTGLV; from the coding sequence ATGTCTCCAAATACTAGCTATCGTCTAAATCTACCTAATGATGCTTCCCGGTTGCGAGTTTTGATTGTAGAAGATGATCCGATGATGCAACTGGGGTTAGAACAGTCGTTGATGGCGCATCCTCAGTTAGAGATTGTGGGACAAGCGGAAGACGGTTATTTGGGTGTGCAAGCAGCACTAAAAGTTAAACCAGATTTGGTGGTGATGGATATTGGCTTACCGCGACTTGATGGTATTGCAGCAACACAGCAAATCAAAGCTGCATTACCAGAAACTCATGTGGTGATGTTGACATCACACAAAACAGAGACAGAAATTATTGCCGCACTTTCTAGTGGTGCTGATGCTTATTGTATCAAAGGTGCAAGTGTTGACCGCTTGTTAAATGCGATCGCATCTGCTATTGATGGTGCAGCTTATCTCGATCCCCAAATTGCGCGTCAAGTGATTGAGAATCTCAAGCCTCCATCAGTTAAGGGAAACACCGCGAATTTATCTGGACGCGAGTTAGAAGTTTTAAAACTCATGGTAGAAGGATTGAGTAACCCAGAGATAGCTGAAAAACTTTATCTGAGTCCCAATACTGTTAAAACCCATGTCCGAGGGATTATGAATAAGTTAGCAGTTGATGACCGAGTACAAGCTGCTGTTGTTGCTTTACGTACTGGGTTAGTTTGA
- a CDS encoding M50 family metallopeptidase, giving the protein MSQPGNDFESLLQREAPPEVERMGLTWLVGAAIATAILWQIPGGDYILYPFTILATWFHEMGHGLMALLLGGQFQKLQIFSNGSGVASYAIRTSLGSIGPGLVAAAGPMGPPLAGAALILASRSFTTASLSLKILGSFLLLSTLIWIRSLFGLVAIPLLGLIILGISFKAPRWMQGVAIQFLGVQACVSTYHQLDYLFSYTAGPLGLSDTAQMQRYLLLPYWFWGGLMAIASLIILVQSLRVAYREE; this is encoded by the coding sequence ATGAGTCAGCCAGGGAACGATTTTGAAAGCTTACTTCAGCGAGAAGCCCCACCAGAAGTGGAACGGATGGGGCTAACTTGGTTAGTAGGAGCTGCGATCGCTACAGCCATACTATGGCAGATTCCAGGTGGAGATTATATTCTATACCCCTTTACTATCCTTGCTACTTGGTTTCACGAAATGGGTCATGGTTTAATGGCCTTACTTTTGGGTGGTCAATTTCAGAAATTACAAATTTTTAGTAATGGTTCTGGTGTAGCAAGTTATGCCATCAGAACATCATTAGGTTCCATTGGCCCTGGTTTAGTCGCCGCAGCCGGGCCGATGGGGCCACCACTTGCTGGTGCGGCTTTGATTTTAGCTTCCCGTAGTTTTACAACCGCTTCCCTTAGCCTGAAAATCTTAGGAAGTTTTTTACTACTGTCTACGTTAATTTGGATACGTTCCTTGTTTGGACTGGTTGCTATTCCCCTATTGGGTTTAATTATCCTGGGAATCTCCTTTAAAGCTCCTCGATGGATGCAGGGAGTCGCTATTCAATTTTTGGGTGTGCAAGCCTGCGTCAGTACATACCATCAATTAGATTATTTATTTAGTTATACGGCTGGCCCGTTAGGATTATCTGATACAGCCCAGATGCAAAGATATTTGTTATTACCTTACTGGTTTTGGGGTGGATTGATGGCGATCGCATCCTTGATTATTCTTGTACAAAGCCTCCGGGTTGCTTATCGTGAAGAGTAA
- a CDS encoding Uma2 family endonuclease → MLLELKRIQVPPGQRVLLKDVTWQELETILEELGEHRATRIAYDRGILEIMAPLPEHEYDKEIISDLVKALLEELDIEFVSLGSTTFKNQFMAQGIEPDQCFYIRNESRIRGERRLDLTVDPPPDLAIEIDITSRTHPNIYQALKVPELWRFEKGKLQINILQDGVYIESQESLNFPNFALNDVITQYLEQSLVIGRNATIKAFRLWIRQQIR, encoded by the coding sequence ATGTTATTAGAATTAAAGCGCATCCAAGTTCCACCAGGGCAAAGAGTATTACTAAAAGATGTCACATGGCAAGAGTTAGAAACGATTCTCGAAGAATTAGGAGAACACCGTGCTACACGTATTGCTTACGACAGGGGAATACTAGAAATTATGGCTCCGTTACCAGAACATGAATATGATAAAGAAATTATTAGCGATTTAGTTAAGGCTTTACTAGAAGAATTGGATATTGAGTTTGTAAGCCTTGGTTCTACTACCTTTAAAAATCAATTTATGGCGCAAGGTATAGAACCTGATCAATGTTTCTATATCAGAAATGAATCTAGAATCCGAGGAGAAAGGCGATTAGACTTAACTGTAGATCCTCCACCAGATTTAGCAATAGAGATTGATATTACTTCCCGCACTCATCCAAATATTTATCAAGCGCTTAAAGTGCCTGAACTGTGGCGTTTTGAGAAGGGCAAATTGCAAATAAATATTTTGCAAGATGGTGTTTACATTGAATCTCAAGAAAGCCTGAACTTTCCCAATTTCGCCTTAAATGATGTAATTACCCAATATCTTGAGCAAAGTTTAGTTATAGGTAGAAATGCTACAATAAAAGCTTTTCGGTTATGGATAAGACAGCAAATAAGATAG
- the bchB gene encoding ferredoxin:protochlorophyllide reductase (ATP-dependent) subunit B — protein sequence MKLAYWMYAGPAHIGTLRVATSFKNVHAIMHAPLGDDYFNVMRSMLSRERDFTPVTTSVVDRHVLSRGSQEKVVDNITRKDAEEHPDLIVLTPTCTSSILQEDLHNFVERAQLEAKGDVILADVNHYRANELQAGDRTLHQIVQFYIEKARKKGELPTSKTEKPSVNIIGISTLGFHNNHDCTELKRLMADLGIEVNAVIPEGASVHELKNLPKAWFNLVPYRELGLMAAKYLEAEFGTPCIDIAPMGVVETAKCIRKIQEVINAQGADINYEEYINEQTLYVSQAAWFSRSIDCQNLTGKKAVVFGDNTHAAALTKILSREMGIHVVWAGTYCKYDADWFREQVQDYCDEVLITDDHGAIGDAIARVEPSAIFGTQMERHVGKRLDIPCGVIAAPIHVQNFPIGYKPFLGYEGTNQITDLIYNSFTLGMEDHLLEIFGGHDTKEVITKGISAESDLNWTKDGLAELNKIPGFVRGKVKRNTEKFARDRGFKDISAEVLYAAKEAVGA from the coding sequence ATGAAATTAGCTTACTGGATGTATGCAGGCCCAGCCCACATTGGCACTTTGCGAGTAGCTACTTCATTTAAAAACGTCCACGCAATCATGCACGCGCCTCTAGGCGATGATTACTTTAACGTTATGCGCTCAATGTTATCGCGGGAGCGTGACTTTACACCTGTCACCACCAGTGTTGTTGACCGCCATGTTTTATCCCGTGGTTCACAAGAAAAGGTAGTTGATAACATTACCCGCAAAGATGCTGAGGAACATCCAGATTTAATTGTGTTAACTCCCACCTGTACCTCTAGCATTCTGCAAGAAGATTTACACAACTTTGTAGAACGCGCCCAGTTGGAAGCTAAAGGGGATGTGATACTGGCAGATGTAAACCATTATCGGGCGAATGAACTGCAAGCAGGCGATCGCACTCTCCACCAAATTGTGCAATTCTACATTGAGAAAGCCCGCAAAAAAGGCGAACTCCCCACCAGCAAAACTGAAAAACCCTCAGTTAACATCATCGGTATTTCTACCCTCGGTTTTCATAACAACCACGACTGTACCGAACTCAAACGCCTCATGGCTGATTTGGGAATTGAGGTTAACGCCGTCATCCCTGAAGGCGCGTCTGTTCATGAATTGAAGAATTTACCTAAAGCTTGGTTTAACCTCGTTCCTTACCGGGAATTGGGTTTAATGGCGGCTAAATACCTAGAAGCAGAATTTGGTACACCTTGCATAGACATTGCCCCTATGGGTGTAGTGGAAACTGCTAAATGTATCCGTAAAATTCAGGAAGTAATTAACGCTCAAGGTGCTGATATAAATTACGAAGAATACATCAACGAGCAAACCTTGTATGTATCTCAGGCTGCTTGGTTCTCCCGTTCCATCGACTGTCAAAACCTCACAGGTAAAAAAGCCGTAGTCTTTGGCGACAATACCCACGCAGCCGCCCTTACCAAAATTTTGTCCCGCGAAATGGGGATTCATGTTGTTTGGGCAGGAACCTATTGCAAGTATGATGCAGATTGGTTCCGTGAACAGGTGCAAGACTATTGTGATGAAGTGCTGATAACCGATGATCATGGCGCAATTGGCGATGCGATCGCCCGTGTTGAACCCTCCGCCATCTTCGGTACACAAATGGAACGCCACGTTGGTAAGCGCTTAGATATTCCCTGTGGTGTAATTGCTGCACCCATCCACGTCCAAAACTTCCCCATCGGTTACAAACCATTCTTAGGTTACGAAGGGACAAACCAAATCACAGATTTAATCTACAATTCCTTCACCTTGGGTATGGAAGACCACCTATTAGAGATATTTGGTGGACACGATACCAAAGAAGTAATTACCAAAGGAATTTCGGCTGAATCTGACCTAAACTGGACAAAAGATGGTCTAGCAGAATTAAACAAAATTCCTGGTTTTGTGCGCGGAAAAGTGAAACGCAACACCGAGAAATTTGCCCGCGATCGCGGTTTCAAAGACATCTCCGCCGAAGTGCTATATGCTGCCAAGGAAGCGGTAGGAGCATAA
- a CDS encoding cation diffusion facilitator family transporter, with protein sequence MSSQTARSYAYLSIAAAVVTIVLKFGAYLLTGSVGLLSDAIESCVNLVAAIVALWAITYAAKPADAEHTFGHSKAEYFSSGAEGALIVVAAISIAVEAWGRLLHPEPLTQLGLGLLLSLLATAVNGAVAYILLKAGRRLRSITLRADAHHLLTDVWTSGGVILGIFLVKVTGWLILDPVIAFLVALNIVWAGFKLLKETFFGLLDTSLPKEEMEVIGRILDEYADQSIQFHAMRTRLAGTRRFISFHVLVPGAWTVLQGHDLCEAIELKIIHALPGSNVTTHLEPLEDPTSWNDLELERSSNR encoded by the coding sequence ATGAGTAGTCAAACAGCACGTTCCTATGCTTACCTATCAATTGCCGCAGCAGTTGTGACTATTGTCTTAAAGTTTGGGGCGTACCTACTAACGGGGTCAGTAGGGTTACTTTCTGATGCAATTGAATCATGTGTAAATCTTGTGGCGGCAATTGTGGCACTTTGGGCAATAACTTATGCTGCCAAACCAGCCGATGCCGAACATACCTTCGGTCATTCTAAAGCAGAGTATTTTTCTAGTGGGGCAGAAGGAGCGTTAATTGTCGTGGCTGCTATTAGTATTGCAGTAGAAGCTTGGGGACGTTTACTGCATCCCGAACCCTTGACTCAACTGGGGTTAGGTTTATTGCTGTCATTGTTAGCAACAGCCGTTAACGGTGCGGTGGCTTATATTCTACTCAAAGCGGGAAGACGCTTACGTTCTATTACATTACGGGCAGATGCTCACCACTTATTAACTGATGTGTGGACTTCTGGCGGTGTGATACTGGGAATTTTTCTGGTCAAGGTAACAGGTTGGTTGATACTTGACCCAGTTATCGCCTTTTTGGTGGCGCTAAACATCGTTTGGGCTGGATTTAAGCTGTTGAAGGAAACCTTTTTTGGACTCCTGGATACGTCTTTACCAAAAGAAGAAATGGAGGTAATCGGGCGGATATTGGACGAGTATGCTGACCAAAGCATTCAGTTTCATGCCATGCGTACCCGGCTTGCAGGCACACGCCGCTTTATTTCCTTTCACGTTTTAGTACCAGGCGCTTGGACAGTGCTGCAAGGACATGATTTATGTGAAGCCATTGAGTTAAAAATCATTCACGCCTTGCCAGGAAGCAACGTTACTACTCACCTCGAACCTTTAGAAGACCCTACTTCCTGGAATGATTTGGAACTGGAGCGTAGTAGTAATCGGTAG
- a CDS encoding succinylglutamate desuccinylase/aspartoacylase family protein, with protein MLPLIETIFLRQMASGDRLNLQVYKFIGDKPGKKVYIQANLHGAEIVGNAVIHQLIEYFVAINDIDLIGEIWLVPVCNPMGTNERAQHFSPGRYCPYESKDWNRIFWDYEKDTDDLLSFAKSQLDLSIEEIRLNYLHLIQEKFAHNLTQINSAASVPYTEIFRYQLQSLSLDADYLIDIHSSNNQGLDYVYYFRHREESARYFLLEFGILLNKYDGDAFDEAFIKPWLALEDCFQELGKEIKFDIEAWTLELGAGMQMNPDSVAKGVQGIKNYLAEKGVLQTDSLPLPASKSHQMYFVQSRNRTKYYAIAGGMIQSRVKLGTQVKVGEKLYQILCFNKENHLPAVIDVFAADNGLVYDVSTNQAVNQGEFVLGIIY; from the coding sequence ATGTTACCTCTTATTGAAACTATATTTTTGCGGCAGATGGCTTCGGGCGATCGCTTAAATTTACAAGTCTACAAATTCATCGGCGATAAACCTGGAAAAAAGGTTTATATTCAAGCAAATCTCCACGGTGCAGAAATTGTTGGTAATGCTGTTATTCATCAATTAATTGAGTATTTTGTTGCAATCAACGATATTGATTTGATTGGAGAAATCTGGCTAGTTCCTGTCTGCAATCCAATGGGAACTAATGAACGCGCTCAACATTTTTCCCCGGGACGATATTGCCCTTATGAGTCTAAAGACTGGAATCGCATATTTTGGGATTACGAGAAGGATACTGATGATTTACTCAGTTTTGCTAAATCTCAACTTGATTTGAGTATAGAGGAAATTCGCCTGAATTATTTGCATCTAATTCAGGAAAAATTTGCTCATAATCTGACACAAATCAACTCTGCTGCTAGTGTGCCTTATACTGAAATATTTCGCTATCAACTACAATCACTCAGCTTAGACGCAGATTATTTGATTGATATCCACAGTTCTAATAATCAAGGTTTAGACTATGTTTATTACTTCCGTCATCGGGAAGAAAGCGCAAGGTATTTCTTACTAGAATTTGGAATTTTGTTGAATAAATATGATGGTGATGCTTTTGATGAAGCGTTTATTAAACCTTGGTTAGCGTTAGAAGATTGTTTTCAAGAATTGGGGAAAGAAATCAAATTTGATATAGAAGCTTGGACTTTAGAATTAGGTGCAGGAATGCAAATGAATCCTGATTCGGTTGCTAAAGGTGTTCAAGGTATAAAAAATTATTTAGCGGAGAAAGGAGTTTTACAAACTGATAGCTTACCTTTACCTGCAAGCAAATCTCACCAAATGTATTTTGTTCAAAGTCGGAATAGGACAAAATATTATGCGATCGCAGGTGGGATGATTCAATCTAGAGTAAAATTAGGTACGCAAGTCAAGGTAGGGGAAAAGCTATACCAAATCCTCTGTTTTAATAAGGAAAATCATCTACCTGCCGTTATTGATGTTTTTGCGGCTGATAATGGATTGGTGTATGATGTTTCTACTAATCAAGCTGTGAATCAAGGCGAGTTCGTTTTAGGGATTATTTACTAA
- a CDS encoding carotenoid oxygenase family protein, protein MTTTAVNPYLDGNFAPVRKEITTDTLKVIGELPPDLSGMFVRNGPNPQWTPIGKYHWFDGDGMLHGVRLHNGKATYRNCYVRTKGWQIENEASKAVWSGLLEPPQPNLSSKNTGNTALICHAGQLLALWEGGAPHAIQVPELATIGEYTYNGNLSSAFTAHPKVDPVTGEMMFFGYSFAPPYLHYSVVSAAGELLRTVPIELPMGVMMHDFAITENYTIFMDLPLTFSVERMKRGEPMLMFERDRSSRFGIVPRHGDNSQIRWFETPSCYIFHTFNAYEDKDEVVLIACRMSSTTVLGSKDTDSDADIPRLHRWRFNLNTGKVHEEMLDDVAAEFPRVNENLLGRKTQYGYAGKAAKSLVPLFDGLIKYDFNNAKSQTHEYGRERYGGEPVFVPRPHTTAEDDGWLLTYVHDADENTSELVVVNAQDMNSEPVARVLIPQRVPYGFHGAWVSEEQLNFGRI, encoded by the coding sequence ATGACGACAACAGCAGTCAATCCTTATTTAGACGGGAACTTTGCACCTGTCCGTAAAGAAATTACTACTGATACCTTAAAAGTTATTGGGGAACTACCCCCCGACTTATCCGGGATGTTTGTCCGTAACGGCCCCAACCCCCAATGGACACCCATAGGTAAATATCACTGGTTTGATGGTGATGGGATGTTGCATGGTGTCAGACTTCATAATGGTAAAGCTACTTATCGCAATTGCTACGTCCGCACCAAAGGATGGCAAATTGAAAATGAGGCAAGTAAGGCTGTCTGGTCTGGGCTTTTGGAACCACCACAACCAAATCTATCTAGCAAAAATACTGGTAACACTGCCCTAATTTGCCACGCAGGACAATTACTAGCCCTATGGGAAGGCGGCGCACCCCACGCCATTCAGGTTCCTGAGTTAGCAACTATTGGTGAGTACACCTATAATGGCAATCTGAGTTCTGCTTTTACCGCTCATCCTAAAGTAGATCCGGTGACTGGGGAAATGATGTTTTTCGGCTATTCCTTTGCACCGCCGTATCTGCATTACAGCGTAGTTTCCGCAGCCGGAGAACTCTTGCGAACAGTACCTATAGAATTGCCTATGGGTGTGATGATGCACGACTTTGCCATCACCGAAAACTATACTATTTTTATGGATTTGCCCCTAACATTTAGTGTAGAACGAATGAAACGGGGAGAACCTATGCTGATGTTTGAGCGCGATCGCTCTAGTCGCTTTGGTATTGTACCCCGTCATGGAGATAATAGTCAGATTCGCTGGTTTGAAACTCCCTCCTGCTACATCTTCCATACTTTCAACGCCTACGAAGACAAAGACGAAGTAGTGCTTATTGCCTGTCGCATGAGTTCCACTACTGTTCTAGGATCTAAAGATACTGACTCTGATGCAGACATCCCCCGCTTACATCGCTGGCGCTTTAACCTCAACACAGGAAAAGTACATGAGGAAATGTTAGATGATGTTGCTGCGGAATTTCCCCGGGTGAATGAAAACCTTCTGGGAAGAAAAACCCAATATGGCTATGCTGGTAAGGCGGCAAAAAGTCTTGTACCCTTGTTTGATGGGCTAATTAAATATGACTTCAACAATGCTAAATCTCAAACCCATGAATACGGAAGGGAACGTTACGGTGGTGAGCCTGTGTTCGTACCCCGTCCTCATACAACAGCAGAAGATGACGGTTGGTTGCTTACTTACGTTCACGACGCAGATGAAAATACTTCTGAATTAGTTGTAGTCAATGCCCAAGATATGAATAGTGAACCTGTAGCGCGGGTTTTAATTCCCCAGCGAGTACCCTACGGTTTTCATGGTGCATGGGTTTCTGAAGAACAGTTGAATTTTGGGAGAATTTAA